From Azospirillum sp. TSA2s, a single genomic window includes:
- a CDS encoding GAF domain-containing protein, with protein sequence MTFLTETGASGTAREVSPSIIPRGAVPIDDEAARLEALRRTGLLDSEPEPAFDDLVCWACDHFHVPIALVSLLDADRQWFKARRGLAVQETSRDIAFCRFTIRQSLPMMVEDAACDPRFQNNPLVLGEPHIRFYAGAPIINREGLALGSVCLIDTVPRSFGTVDRMVLAQLTVTALAAIERRRDEKLRSENRRS encoded by the coding sequence ATGACATTTCTGACGGAGACCGGCGCGAGCGGCACCGCCCGGGAGGTTTCTCCAAGCATCATCCCGCGCGGCGCGGTCCCCATCGATGACGAGGCGGCAAGGCTGGAGGCGCTGCGGCGCACGGGACTGCTGGACAGCGAACCGGAGCCGGCCTTCGACGATCTGGTCTGCTGGGCCTGCGACCATTTCCACGTGCCCATCGCGCTGGTGTCGCTGCTGGATGCCGACCGCCAATGGTTCAAGGCGCGCCGCGGCCTTGCCGTGCAGGAAACCTCGCGCGACATCGCCTTCTGCCGCTTCACCATCCGCCAGAGTCTGCCGATGATGGTGGAGGATGCCGCCTGCGACCCGCGTTTCCAGAACAATCCTCTGGTGCTGGGGGAACCGCACATCCGCTTCTATGCCGGCGCGCCGATCATCAACCGGGAGGGACTGGCGCTCGGCTCGGTCTGCCTGATCGACACGGTGCCGCGCAGCTTCGGCACGGTGGACCGCATGGTGCTGGCCCAGCTGACGGTGACGGCGCTGGCCGCCATAGAGCGGCGCCGGGACGAAAAATTGCGGAGCGAAAATCGGCGGAGTTGA
- a CDS encoding SLC13 family permease — MRPIVKLMASTAATVAATVNLLAPTAVLADTGHFAYSTDGGAQIAVGLLLAALFATLIAETFHKTLAAGAVVAVMLMVSAATPLHIMEFDTAVRAVDWNVIFLLGSMMAIVSVLIGTRVFDWLNARMVAWARGRSKLLANTVIVATAVLSAFADNVTTVLFMAPVVSKAARSLRMSVWALAMPMVMAANIGGTATLIGDPPNVIVGVAAGLPFMDFLYFLTVPVIFMIVALCAFSAFWYRKDLAGAHAEAEGEAETVELQDPKVLSWTLGVVGLTFLGFFTHSITHLPVGVVAFAGAVLTMAGRHIILRGPLGAKKAEHLFTHGFEHGIEWLTLGFFIFLFMAISSAEHTGLIAGAAAKLQDLVQAVSIGFGMGLQAKLLTAALLILVFSAVVSAVVDNIPYTIAAAAIVRVLAASFATEFTAAGLGGTDLQMTTNVLWWSLALGACLGGNGTLIGASANVTTVGLLEKDGHHMPFVSFLRFGVPVTIMTVGIAALYLTSYVYGGAIQTNLVGAMALLALGVAAVLRGMSRRMPKTAEEAADGAADGALSPPVGE; from the coding sequence ATGAGGCCCATCGTCAAGCTCATGGCCTCCACAGCCGCGACGGTCGCCGCAACCGTGAATCTGTTGGCACCGACCGCCGTACTGGCCGATACCGGTCACTTCGCCTATTCGACCGACGGCGGCGCCCAGATCGCCGTCGGGCTGCTGCTGGCGGCGCTGTTCGCCACGCTGATCGCCGAGACCTTCCACAAGACGCTGGCGGCCGGCGCCGTCGTCGCCGTGATGCTGATGGTCTCGGCGGCGACGCCGCTGCACATCATGGAGTTCGACACGGCGGTGCGCGCGGTCGACTGGAACGTCATCTTCCTGCTGGGCAGCATGATGGCGATCGTCTCGGTCCTGATCGGCACGCGGGTCTTCGACTGGCTGAACGCCCGCATGGTTGCCTGGGCGCGCGGCCGGTCCAAGCTGCTGGCGAACACGGTCATCGTGGCGACGGCGGTGCTGTCGGCCTTCGCCGACAACGTCACCACCGTGCTGTTCATGGCGCCGGTGGTGTCGAAGGCGGCGCGCAGCCTGCGGATGTCGGTGTGGGCGTTGGCGATGCCGATGGTGATGGCCGCCAACATCGGCGGCACGGCGACGCTGATCGGCGACCCGCCCAACGTCATCGTCGGCGTGGCGGCCGGCCTGCCCTTCATGGACTTCCTCTATTTCCTGACCGTGCCGGTGATCTTCATGATCGTCGCGCTCTGCGCCTTCAGCGCCTTCTGGTACCGCAAGGATCTGGCCGGCGCCCATGCCGAGGCCGAGGGCGAGGCCGAAACGGTGGAGCTGCAGGACCCGAAGGTGCTGTCCTGGACGCTGGGCGTGGTCGGGCTGACCTTCCTCGGATTCTTCACCCACAGCATCACCCATTTGCCGGTCGGCGTCGTCGCCTTCGCCGGGGCGGTGCTGACCATGGCCGGTCGGCACATCATCCTGCGCGGCCCGCTGGGCGCCAAGAAGGCGGAACATCTGTTCACCCATGGCTTCGAACATGGGATCGAGTGGCTGACGCTGGGCTTCTTCATCTTCCTGTTCATGGCCATCAGTTCGGCCGAGCATACCGGCCTGATCGCCGGTGCGGCGGCGAAGCTGCAGGATCTGGTGCAGGCGGTCTCCATCGGCTTCGGCATGGGGCTGCAGGCGAAGCTGCTGACCGCGGCCCTGCTGATCCTGGTGTTCAGCGCGGTGGTGTCGGCGGTGGTCGACAACATCCCCTACACCATCGCCGCCGCCGCCATCGTGCGGGTCCTGGCTGCCTCCTTCGCCACGGAGTTCACAGCGGCCGGGCTGGGCGGCACGGACCTGCAGATGACCACCAACGTGCTGTGGTGGTCGCTGGCGCTCGGCGCCTGCCTGGGCGGCAACGGCACGCTGATCGGCGCCAGCGCCAACGTCACCACCGTCGGGCTGCTGGAAAAGGACGGACACCACATGCCGTTCGTATCGTTCCTGCGCTTCGGCGTGCCGGTCACCATCATGACGGTCGGCATCGCGGCGCTGTACCTCACCAGCTATGTCTATGGCGGGGCGATCCAGACCAATCTGGTGGGGGCGATGGCGCTGCTGGCGCTGGGCGTCGCCGCGGTCCTGCGCGGCATGAGCCGGCGGATGCCCAAGACGGCGGAAGAGGCGGCAGATGGGGCGGCCGATGGGGCGCTGTCCCCGCCGGTGGGGGAATAG
- a CDS encoding HlyD family secretion protein — translation MPDDQQHRDVVTLADQDAGRSERGQPAAQTGRKKPGFIRRHPLAIIVGLVVVALLAVAGYIYWQRNIHPYESTDDAFIDTRQFPIAPKVSGYVAEVTVGDNQHVKAGDLLFRIDPRDYQTALEQAQAQIDSAQAAITGYDAQIAAQRAQIDQARAEVAQAEAAVGFAKEDAARYRDLQSRGAGTVQQAQQSTANLQEQQAKLTSANAAVIAAERQVGALQAQRTSAEADLARARAQLAQAKLNLSYTTITAAQPGRVVQLSGAVGQFAQAGQSLAIFVPDDIWVTANFKETQITDMRPGQPVDIRIDAYPDRKVTGQVDSVQPGSGTAFSLLPAQNATGNYVKVVQRIPVKIVVDQWPDGVSIGPGMSVVPRVTVR, via the coding sequence ATGCCGGACGACCAGCAGCACAGGGACGTCGTCACACTTGCGGATCAGGATGCCGGCCGCAGCGAACGCGGACAGCCGGCCGCCCAAACCGGCCGCAAGAAGCCCGGATTCATCCGGCGCCATCCGCTGGCCATCATCGTCGGGCTGGTGGTCGTCGCATTGCTGGCGGTGGCCGGCTACATCTATTGGCAGCGCAACATCCATCCCTATGAATCGACCGATGACGCCTTCATCGACACCCGTCAGTTCCCGATCGCGCCCAAGGTGTCCGGCTATGTGGCGGAGGTGACAGTCGGCGACAACCAGCATGTGAAGGCCGGCGACCTGCTGTTCCGCATCGACCCGCGCGATTATCAGACCGCGCTGGAGCAGGCGCAGGCGCAGATCGACTCCGCCCAGGCCGCGATCACCGGCTATGACGCCCAGATCGCCGCCCAGCGCGCCCAGATCGATCAGGCCAGGGCGGAGGTGGCACAGGCGGAGGCGGCGGTCGGCTTCGCCAAGGAGGATGCGGCGCGCTACCGCGACCTGCAGTCCCGCGGCGCCGGAACAGTGCAGCAGGCGCAGCAATCGACCGCCAACCTGCAGGAACAGCAGGCCAAGCTGACCAGCGCCAACGCCGCGGTGATCGCCGCCGAACGGCAGGTCGGCGCGCTCCAGGCCCAGCGCACCAGCGCCGAGGCCGATCTGGCGCGCGCCAGGGCGCAGCTGGCCCAGGCGAAGCTGAACCTGTCCTACACCACCATCACCGCGGCGCAGCCGGGCCGGGTGGTGCAGCTGAGCGGGGCGGTCGGCCAGTTCGCCCAGGCCGGCCAGAGCCTCGCCATCTTCGTGCCCGACGACATCTGGGTCACCGCCAACTTCAAGGAAACCCAGATCACCGACATGCGGCCGGGTCAGCCGGTGGACATCCGCATCGACGCCTATCCCGACCGGAAGGTCACCGGCCAGGTCGACAGCGTGCAGCCCGGCTCCGGCACCGCCTTCTCCCTGCTGCCGGCCCAGAACGCGACCGGCAATTACGTGAAGGTGGTGCAGCGCATCCCGGTGAAGATCGTCGTCGACCAATGGCCCGACGGCGTGTCCATCGGCCCCGGCATGTCGGTGGTGCCGCGGGTGACGGTGCGATGA
- a CDS encoding DHA2 family efflux MFS transporter permease subunit: MSASAESTGGFDASQSAAGGRNPWLIAVVVSIATFMEVLDTTIANVALRYISGTLAVSADEASWVVTSYLVANAIVLTASSFIAKRYGRKRFYLTCLGLFTASSIACGFAWNLESLLLFRVLQGFAGGGMVPISQSILADSFPPAKRGQAFAIFGIAVVVAPVVGPTLGGWLSDNLSWHWCFLINGPVGLFAFALVSFLVQEPKSAIEERQRMKRQGIRMDVVGFLLVATFLGSLEVILDRGQTDDWFASGFIIIFTVICIAAFCLMIPWEMTRENPMLDLRMVATRQFGSCFLVMLATGAILIATTQFLPELLQAYYGFTATWAGLALSPGGMVTMVMMIVVGRLSGRIQPKYLIATGATIVALAMWDLTRLNPESTFWFFAWSRIYIGIGLPLIFIPITTASYDGIPRDKTDQASALINVARNVGGSIGVSIAQNVLAMREQFHHSRLVETIVPSNPAYQRTLEQATTYFSTAGGQAGARDRAIAYIGQQVQMQTAYWAYIDVFFALMLISASAVPLALILRRVKH, translated from the coding sequence ATGAGCGCCAGCGCCGAAAGCACCGGCGGTTTCGATGCGTCGCAGAGTGCCGCCGGCGGCCGCAATCCCTGGCTGATCGCCGTGGTGGTCTCCATCGCCACCTTCATGGAGGTGCTGGACACCACCATCGCCAACGTCGCCTTGCGCTACATCTCCGGCACGCTGGCGGTCAGCGCCGACGAGGCGTCGTGGGTCGTCACCTCCTACCTCGTGGCGAACGCCATCGTGCTGACGGCCAGCAGCTTCATCGCCAAGCGTTATGGCCGCAAGCGCTTCTACCTGACCTGCCTGGGGCTGTTCACTGCCAGCTCGATCGCCTGCGGCTTCGCCTGGAATCTGGAATCGCTGCTGCTGTTCCGGGTGCTCCAGGGCTTCGCCGGTGGCGGCATGGTGCCGATCTCGCAGTCGATCCTGGCCGACAGCTTCCCGCCGGCCAAGCGCGGGCAGGCCTTCGCCATCTTCGGCATCGCCGTGGTGGTGGCGCCGGTGGTCGGGCCGACGCTGGGCGGCTGGCTGTCGGACAATCTGTCCTGGCACTGGTGCTTCCTGATCAACGGACCGGTAGGGCTGTTCGCCTTCGCGCTGGTCAGCTTCCTGGTGCAGGAGCCGAAATCCGCCATCGAGGAGCGCCAGCGGATGAAGCGGCAGGGCATCCGCATGGATGTGGTCGGCTTCCTGCTGGTGGCGACCTTCCTCGGCTCGCTGGAGGTGATCCTCGACCGCGGCCAGACCGACGACTGGTTCGCGTCCGGCTTCATCATCATCTTCACCGTCATCTGCATCGCCGCCTTCTGCCTGATGATCCCGTGGGAGATGACGCGGGAGAACCCGATGCTCGACCTGCGGATGGTGGCGACGCGGCAGTTCGGGTCCTGCTTCCTGGTGATGCTGGCGACCGGCGCCATCCTGATCGCGACCACCCAGTTCCTGCCGGAGCTGCTGCAGGCCTATTACGGCTTCACCGCCACCTGGGCCGGCCTCGCCCTGTCGCCGGGCGGCATGGTGACCATGGTGATGATGATCGTCGTCGGCCGGCTGTCCGGACGCATCCAGCCGAAATACCTGATCGCCACTGGCGCCACCATCGTCGCGCTGGCGATGTGGGATTTGACGCGGCTGAACCCGGAGTCGACCTTCTGGTTCTTCGCGTGGTCGCGCATCTATATCGGCATCGGGTTGCCGCTGATCTTCATTCCGATCACCACGGCGTCCTATGACGGCATCCCGCGCGACAAGACCGATCAGGCCTCCGCCCTCATCAACGTCGCGCGCAATGTCGGCGGCTCCATCGGCGTGTCGATCGCCCAGAATGTGCTGGCCATGCGCGAGCAGTTCCACCACAGCCGGCTGGTCGAGACCATCGTCCCCTCCAACCCAGCCTATCAGCGCACCCTTGAACAGGCGACGACCTATTTCTCCACCGCCGGCGGACAGGCGGGGGCGCGGGACCGGGCCATCGCCTATATCGGGCAGCAGGTGCAGATGCAGACCGCCTATTGGGCCTACATCGACGTGTTCTTCGCCCTGATGCTGATCTCCGCCTCGGCCGTGCCGCTGGCCCTGATCCTGCGGCGGGTGAAGCACTGA
- the arsB gene encoding ACR3 family arsenite efflux transporter — MGLFERYLSLWVALCIVAGIALGHLVPGLFRGIAAAEVAQVNLPVAVLIWLMIVPMLLKIDLGALGQVGEHWRGIGVTLFINWAVKPFSMALLGTLFIGHLFAPLLPQEQISSYIAGLILLAAAPCTAMVFVWSNLCEGEPHYTLSQVALNDLIMVFAFAPIVGLLLGVASITVPWGTLLLSVLLYIVIPVLAAQLWRRSLLAAGGEPALARVLGRIQPVSLLALLTTLELLFGFQGDRILAQPLVIVLLAVPILIQVYFNAGLAYWLSRRFGVAWCVAAPAALIGASNFFELAVAAAISLFGLGSGAALATVVGVLVEVPVMLSVVRIVKASKPWYEGQAGA, encoded by the coding sequence ATGGGCCTGTTCGAGCGCTATCTCAGCCTGTGGGTGGCGCTGTGCATCGTCGCCGGCATCGCGCTCGGCCATCTGGTGCCCGGCCTGTTCCGGGGCATCGCGGCGGCGGAGGTCGCCCAGGTCAATCTGCCGGTGGCGGTGCTGATCTGGCTGATGATCGTGCCGATGCTGCTGAAGATCGACCTCGGCGCGCTGGGACAGGTTGGTGAGCATTGGCGCGGCATCGGCGTGACGCTGTTCATCAATTGGGCGGTCAAGCCCTTCTCGATGGCGCTGCTCGGCACGCTGTTCATCGGCCATCTGTTCGCCCCGCTGCTGCCGCAGGAACAGATTTCCTCCTACATCGCCGGACTGATCCTGCTGGCGGCGGCGCCCTGCACCGCCATGGTGTTCGTCTGGTCGAACCTGTGCGAGGGCGAACCGCATTACACACTGAGCCAGGTGGCGCTGAACGACCTGATCATGGTGTTCGCCTTCGCGCCCATCGTCGGGCTGCTGCTGGGCGTCGCGTCGATCACCGTGCCGTGGGGGACGCTGCTGCTGTCGGTGCTGCTCTACATCGTCATCCCGGTGCTGGCGGCCCAGCTCTGGCGGCGCAGCCTGCTGGCGGCCGGCGGCGAGCCGGCGCTGGCGCGCGTTCTCGGCCGGATCCAGCCGGTGTCGCTGCTGGCGCTCCTGACCACGCTGGAGCTGCTGTTCGGCTTCCAGGGCGACCGGATCCTGGCGCAGCCGTTGGTCATCGTCCTGCTGGCGGTGCCGATCCTGATCCAGGTCTATTTCAACGCCGGTCTGGCCTATTGGCTGTCGCGCCGGTTCGGGGTGGCGTGGTGCGTGGCGGCGCCGGCGGCGCTGATCGGCGCCTCCAACTTCTTCGAACTGGCGGTCGCCGCCGCCATCAGCCTGTTCGGGCTCGGCTCCGGCGCCGCGCTCGCCACCGTGGTCGGCGTGCTGGTCGAAGTGCCGGTGATGCTGTCGGTGGTGCGCATCGTCAAGGCATCCAAGCCTTGGTACGAAGGACAGGCCGGGGCGTGA
- a CDS encoding arsenate reductase ArsC codes for MVEHRVYNVLFLCTHNSARSVMAECLLNREGKGRFRGFSAGSQPSGRINPHVRDLLERLGFPTAELRSKTWDEFAATGAPHMDFVVTVCDNAAGEVCPVWPGQPISAHWGFPDPSSATGTEAEKAAFTATVFGQIQRRIQAFAALPIASLDRMALKRKMDDMARAEGGTDVR; via the coding sequence ATGGTCGAGCATCGCGTCTACAACGTGCTGTTCCTGTGTACCCACAACAGCGCCCGCAGCGTCATGGCCGAATGCCTGCTGAACCGGGAGGGCAAGGGCCGCTTCCGCGGCTTCAGCGCCGGCAGCCAGCCGTCCGGGCGCATCAACCCCCATGTCCGCGACCTGCTGGAGCGGCTGGGCTTCCCGACGGCGGAGTTGCGGTCGAAGACCTGGGACGAGTTCGCCGCCACCGGCGCCCCCCACATGGACTTCGTCGTCACCGTCTGCGACAACGCCGCCGGAGAGGTCTGCCCGGTCTGGCCGGGCCAACCGATCAGCGCCCATTGGGGCTTCCCCGATCCGTCCAGCGCCACGGGCACCGAGGCGGAGAAGGCCGCCTTCACCGCCACGGTGTTCGGGCAGATCCAACGCCGCATCCAGGCTTTCGCCGCCCTGCCCATCGCGTCGCTCGACCGTATGGCGCTGAAGCGGAAAATGGACGACATGGCACGGGCGGAGGGCGGCACCGATGTCCGCTGA
- a CDS encoding helix-turn-helix transcriptional regulator: MEKKDVLAGLAALAQETRLDIFRLLVEAGPEGRSAGAIAEALAVAPATLSFHLSNLTHAGLIGQRRESRSLIYSADFERMTGIVGFLSENCCGRSANPAACVPLCAPTPGPANTVTEENPCQGASAGPRRGC, encoded by the coding sequence ATGGAGAAGAAGGACGTCCTGGCCGGACTGGCGGCGCTGGCGCAGGAGACGCGGCTGGACATCTTCCGCCTGCTGGTGGAAGCGGGGCCGGAGGGCCGCTCCGCCGGGGCGATTGCGGAGGCGCTGGCGGTCGCGCCGGCCACCCTGTCCTTTCACCTGTCCAACCTGACCCATGCCGGGCTGATCGGGCAGCGGCGAGAAAGCCGGTCGCTGATCTACTCGGCCGATTTCGAACGGATGACCGGCATCGTCGGATTCCTGTCGGAGAATTGCTGCGGCCGGTCGGCCAATCCCGCCGCCTGCGTGCCGCTCTGCGCGCCGACGCCGGGACCGGCCAACACGGTGACTGAGGAAAATCCCTGCCAAGGAGCGTCCGCAGGGCCGCGCCGCGGCTGCTGA
- the pyp gene encoding photoactive yellow protein codes for MPATMQLVEFGSSDIENTLGKMSASEIDRLAFGAVQLDATGRILQYNSAEGAITGRDPKTVVGKNFFTEIAPCTNTPAFKGVFDKGVKSGDLNTMIEYTFNYQMQPTKVKVHMKKALIGDSYWVFVKRL; via the coding sequence ATGCCCGCGACCATGCAACTCGTCGAGTTCGGCTCCTCCGACATCGAAAATACCCTCGGCAAAATGAGCGCGTCGGAGATTGACCGTCTGGCGTTCGGCGCCGTTCAGCTCGATGCCACCGGTCGCATCCTCCAGTACAATTCCGCCGAAGGCGCCATCACCGGACGCGACCCGAAGACCGTCGTCGGCAAGAATTTCTTCACCGAGATCGCCCCTTGCACCAACACCCCGGCCTTCAAGGGCGTGTTCGACAAGGGAGTGAAGTCCGGAGACCTGAACACGATGATCGAGTACACCTTCAACTACCAGATGCAGCCGACCAAGGTGAAGGTCCACATGAAGAAGGCGTTGATCGGCGACAGCTATTGGGTGTTCGTCAAGCGCCTGTGA
- the pcl gene encoding 4-coumarate--CoA ligase yields MTIQRWWRNRESLNRVLCDLLAGEFARLRPGGSPPAHPHRWPETLPLGPDGVGADSLDLLQLAAALNEALHLHRSGIEDYLLMHRTVGDWLDVCEAALGRFDGALSFRTSGSTGEGKRCEHPLAALEEEADALAALLSGGAEAPRRVVSVVPAHHIYGFLFTVLLPDRLAVPVVDGRGTSPGGLAARLGPGDLVVAHPDWWGALLRSGAALPDGVTGTSSTAPCPPDTARGVRGVGLARLVEVFGSSETAGLGWRESPDAPFRPFPWWRFGDDGRVTRRLADGTVLSATLQDRLSHDEEGFRPSGRLDTVVQVGGVNVSLAGVQAHLAGHPDVEAAAVRLMRPEEGTRLKAFIVPARTAPPREELYRRLTDWIEATLPAPHRPRALAFGPALPVNGMGKPCDWPLATCR; encoded by the coding sequence ATGACGATCCAACGATGGTGGCGGAATCGCGAGAGCCTGAACCGGGTCCTGTGCGATTTGCTGGCCGGCGAATTCGCACGGCTTCGGCCGGGCGGTTCGCCGCCGGCGCATCCCCATCGCTGGCCGGAGACGCTTCCGCTCGGCCCTGACGGGGTGGGAGCCGACTCCCTCGATCTCCTGCAACTCGCCGCGGCCCTCAACGAGGCGCTGCACCTGCACCGCAGCGGCATCGAGGATTACCTTCTGATGCATCGGACGGTCGGGGACTGGCTCGACGTCTGCGAGGCGGCGCTCGGCCGTTTCGATGGTGCGCTGAGTTTCCGCACGTCGGGCAGCACCGGCGAGGGGAAGCGTTGCGAGCATCCGCTGGCCGCGCTGGAGGAAGAGGCCGACGCGCTGGCCGCTCTCCTGTCCGGCGGCGCGGAGGCGCCGCGGCGTGTCGTGAGCGTCGTCCCCGCCCACCACATCTACGGCTTCCTGTTCACGGTGCTGCTGCCGGACCGCCTCGCCGTCCCGGTGGTGGATGGACGCGGCACCTCGCCCGGCGGTCTTGCGGCTCGGCTCGGCCCCGGTGACCTCGTCGTCGCTCACCCCGACTGGTGGGGCGCCTTGCTGCGTTCCGGCGCGGCCCTGCCGGACGGGGTGACGGGCACCAGTTCCACCGCGCCCTGTCCGCCGGACACGGCGCGTGGCGTGCGTGGGGTCGGGTTGGCGCGGCTGGTGGAGGTGTTCGGGTCCTCGGAAACCGCCGGGCTCGGCTGGCGCGAGAGCCCCGACGCACCATTCCGGCCCTTTCCCTGGTGGCGTTTCGGCGACGACGGCAGGGTGACCCGGCGTCTGGCCGACGGAACGGTCCTGTCCGCCACACTCCAGGACCGGTTGAGTCACGACGAAGAAGGCTTCCGTCCAAGCGGTCGCCTCGACACGGTCGTGCAGGTCGGTGGGGTGAACGTGTCACTGGCGGGGGTGCAGGCGCATCTGGCCGGCCATCCCGATGTCGAAGCCGCCGCCGTAAGGCTGATGCGGCCCGAGGAGGGGACACGCCTCAAGGCCTTCATCGTCCCGGCACGCACGGCACCACCACGGGAGGAGCTGTATCGGCGGCTGACCGACTGGATCGAGGCGACGCTTCCCGCCCCGCACCGTCCGCGTGCCCTTGCCTTCGGCCCGGCATTGCCGGTGAATGGAATGGGAAAGCCCTGCGACTGGCCGCTGGCGACTTGCCGCTGA
- a CDS encoding LysR family transcriptional regulator yields MNWDDLRIFLALADSGSLSATARRLGVDHSTVARRVAALEADLGVRLFDRLPRGYAPTAEGEEFAALARRVEDGVLAVERHARGQPGEPAGTVRLSAPPAFASHFLAPRLAGLRRTLPKLVVELVGDARAVSLTRREADLALRLQRPEDEGLVARRVGAMGYGLYATQGYLDGRGEAGWEFIGYDESLDHVPQQRWLRQIAGRRPFVFRANDLMSLRGAASAGVGIAAIPHFLGRSDPALVAVMPDPAPPPPQPRELWLLVHGDLRRSARVRAVMDALVSIIADGRQLLED; encoded by the coding sequence ATGAATTGGGATGACTTGCGCATCTTCCTGGCGCTGGCGGACAGCGGCAGCCTGTCGGCGACGGCGCGGAGGCTGGGGGTCGACCATTCCACGGTCGCCCGCCGGGTGGCGGCGCTGGAAGCCGATCTGGGCGTGCGCCTGTTCGACCGGCTGCCGCGCGGCTACGCCCCGACGGCGGAGGGGGAGGAGTTCGCGGCGCTGGCCCGCCGGGTGGAGGACGGCGTGCTGGCGGTGGAGCGCCATGCCCGCGGCCAGCCGGGCGAGCCGGCCGGCACGGTGCGCCTGTCGGCCCCGCCGGCCTTCGCCAGCCATTTCCTCGCCCCGCGGTTGGCCGGGCTGCGGCGGACCCTGCCGAAGCTGGTGGTGGAGTTGGTGGGCGATGCCCGCGCGGTCAGCCTGACCCGGCGGGAAGCCGACCTCGCCCTGCGCCTGCAGCGGCCGGAGGACGAGGGGCTGGTCGCCCGTCGCGTCGGCGCGATGGGCTACGGGCTTTACGCCACGCAAGGCTATCTCGACGGAAGGGGCGAGGCCGGCTGGGAGTTCATCGGTTATGACGAGAGCCTTGACCATGTGCCGCAACAGCGCTGGCTACGCCAGATCGCCGGCCGCCGACCCTTCGTCTTCCGCGCCAACGACCTGATGAGCCTGCGCGGCGCGGCGTCGGCCGGCGTCGGCATCGCGGCGATTCCGCATTTCCTCGGCCGGTCCGATCCCGCCCTGGTCGCGGTCATGCCCGACCCCGCTCCCCCGCCGCCGCAGCCGCGCGAGCTGTGGCTGCTGGTGCATGGCGATTTGCGGCGGTCGGCACGGGTGCGGGCGGTGATGGACGCCCTGGTGTCGATCATCGCCGACGGGCGGCAACTGCTGGAGGATTGA
- a CDS encoding quinone oxidoreductase, whose amino-acid sequence MIRSIQMTAPGGAEVLRHALIDLPAPGAGEIRLRHEAAGVNFVDIYHRTGLYPLPSYPATLGVEGAGVVEAVGPGVEGLAVGDRVAWAGLPAGGYADARLLAADRAVRLPEGVEPVTAASLMLRGITVHMLLNRVCPVGPGSTILVHAAAGGLGLLLTQWAKSLGATVIGTVGSAAKAETARAHGLDHAILYQEEDFVAAVRDLTGGRGADVAVDGIGGDTLRRTFDAVRLFGTVASVGQAGGPVSPIELSELGPRRSLCLARPSVFGYMSDLAAYRVAAEEVLSRVANGLSAGPVTCLPLDAAAEAHRALEGRGTSGALVLMPN is encoded by the coding sequence ATGATCCGCTCCATTCAGATGACCGCGCCGGGTGGCGCCGAGGTGCTGAGGCACGCCCTTATCGACCTGCCGGCGCCGGGCGCCGGGGAAATCCGCCTGCGCCATGAGGCCGCCGGGGTCAATTTCGTCGACATCTACCATCGCACCGGCCTGTACCCGCTGCCATCCTATCCCGCCACGCTCGGCGTCGAAGGCGCAGGCGTGGTGGAGGCGGTCGGGCCGGGCGTGGAGGGGCTCGCCGTCGGCGACCGCGTCGCCTGGGCCGGTCTGCCGGCCGGCGGCTATGCCGATGCGCGCCTGCTCGCCGCCGACCGCGCCGTGCGCCTGCCCGAAGGTGTCGAGCCGGTCACTGCCGCCTCGCTGATGCTGCGCGGGATCACCGTGCATATGCTGCTGAACCGGGTCTGCCCGGTGGGTCCCGGCAGTACGATCCTGGTGCACGCCGCCGCCGGCGGGCTGGGCCTGCTGCTGACCCAATGGGCGAAGAGCCTGGGCGCCACCGTCATCGGCACCGTCGGCAGCGCCGCCAAGGCGGAGACCGCCCGCGCCCACGGGCTCGACCACGCCATCCTTTACCAGGAGGAGGACTTCGTCGCCGCGGTGCGCGACCTGACCGGCGGGCGCGGAGCCGACGTCGCGGTGGACGGCATCGGCGGCGACACGCTGCGCCGGACCTTCGACGCGGTGCGGCTGTTCGGCACGGTGGCCAGCGTCGGTCAGGCCGGCGGCCCGGTTTCGCCGATCGAGCTGTCCGAACTTGGACCGCGCCGTTCGCTCTGCCTCGCCCGGCCCAGCGTGTTCGGCTACATGTCCGACCTCGCCGCCTACCGCGTCGCCGCCGAGGAGGTGCTGTCGCGTGTCGCCAATGGCCTGAGTGCCGGCCCGGTGACCTGCCTGCCGTTGGACGCCGCCGCCGAGGCCCATCGCGCGCTGGAAGGGCGCGGCACCAGCGGCGCCCTGGTGCTGATGCCCAACTGA